Proteins co-encoded in one Erinaceus europaeus chromosome 2, mEriEur2.1, whole genome shotgun sequence genomic window:
- the PPP6R1 gene encoding serine/threonine-protein phosphatase 6 regulatory subunit 1 isoform X4, whose translation MVQSRAGPEGAMFWKFDLHTSSHLDTLLEREDLSLPELLDEEDVLQECKVVNRKLLDFLLQPPHLQAMVAWVTQEPPASGEERLRYKYPSVACEILTSDVPQINDALGADEALLNRLYGFLQSSGTLNPLLASFFSKVMGILINRKTDQLVSFLRKKDDFVDLLLQHIGTSAIMDLLLRLLTCVERPQLRQDVVNWLNEEKIVQRLIEQIHPSRDDNQHSNASQSLCDIIRLSREQMIQVQDSPEPDQLLATLEKQETVEQLLSNMLEGEQNQSVIVSGIQVLLTLLEPRRPSSVDGQLELLAQATLDGAVSSMGALHALRPRLSCFHQLLLQPPELEPLRTTWGNLSPPLGNMRLHVVKLLASALSANDAALTQELLALDVPNTMLDLFFHYVFNNFLHAQVEVCVSAMLSSGPPSDDSPEPPTPNPVMKHLLQQCRLVERILTSWEENDRVQLAGGPRKGYMGHLTRVANALVQNAEKGPNAEQLGQLLKELPEEQREQWEAFVSGPLAETNKKNMVDLVNTHGMHSSSDDEDDRLKEFTFPEEAVLQQAFMDFQMQRMTSAFIDHFGFNDEEFGEQEESVNAPFDKTASITFSLNADDENPNANLLEICYKDRIQQFDDEEEDDDDEGQGSGESDGEDGAWQGGQLARGSRLGPPPGMRSGGSTDSEEEDEEDEDEEDGAGGADGEGAGARAYPGSQPLGTSWTAAFDPVPTVAQTDPRDEESRSGSPAPQGPRDTPQDLPAQSLASPPAHNALQLRSQDPADPSAPQEATDGSTLTETETETETEPSDPCQALVSMGDLQATLRGMSSTPGSLDSAARDPATSGPASGAHQPPQTTEGEKSLEPLGHPQSQSAQALEPAPVPSGPSPGGPSPPGSQ comes from the exons ATGGTGCAGAGCAGAGCCGGGCCAGAG ggcgccatgTTTTGGAAGTTTGACCTCCACACGAGCTCGCACCTGGACACGCTGCTGGAGCGGGAGGACCTGAGCCTGCCCGAGCTCCTGGATGAGGAGGACGTGCTGCAGGAGTGCAAGGTGGTCAACCGGAAGCTGCTGGACTTCCTGCTGCAGCCACCGCACCTGCAGGCCATGGTGGCCTGGGTCACACAGGAGCCGCCTGCCAGTGGCGAGGAGCGACTGCGCTACAA GTACCCCAGTGTGGCCTGTGAGATCCTGACCTCCGATGTGCCCCAGATCAACGATGCCCTGGGTGCAGACGAGGCGCTCCTGAACAGGCTGTACGGCTTCCTGCAGAGTAGCGGCACCCTCAACCCGCTGCTGGCCAGCTTCTTCAGCAAGGTTATGGGCATCCTCATCAACCGCAAGACGGACCAG CTCGTGTCCTTCCTTCGGAAGAAGGATGACTTCGTCGATCTGCTGCTGCAGCACATCGGCACCTCAGCCATCATGGACCTGCTGCTGCGCCTGCTGACCTGCGTGGAGCGGCCGCAGCTGAGGCAGGACGTGGTCAAC TGGCTCAATGAGGAGAAGATCGTCCAGCGGCTCATCGAGCAGATCCACCCGTCCAGAGACGACAAT CAACATTCCAACGCCTCCCAGTCCCTGTGCGACATCATCCGCCTGAGCCGGGAGCAGATGATCCAGGTCCAGGACAGCCCGGAGCCCGACCAGCTGCTGGCCACCCTGGAGAA GCAGGAGACTGTCGAGCAGCTGCTGAGCAACATGCTGGAGGGGGAGCAGAACCAGTCCGTCATCGTGAGTGGGATCCAGGTGCTGCTGACCCTGCTGGAGCCCCGGCGGCCGAG CAGCGTGGATGGGCAGCTGGAGCTCCTGGCCCAGGCCACCCTGGACGGCGCCGTGTCCAGCATGGGCGCCCTGCACGCCCTGCGCCCGCGGCTCAGCTGCTTCCACCAGCTCCTGCTCCAGCCGCCTGAG CTGGAGCCGCTGCGCACGACGTGGGGCAACCTGTCCCCCCCACTGGGCAACATGCGGCTGCACGTGGTCAAGCTGCTGGCCAGCGCCCTGAGCGCCAATGACGCAGCCCTGACCCAGGAGCTCCTGGCACTGGATGTGCCCAACACCATGCTG GACCTCTTCTTCCACTACGTGTTCAACAACTTCCTGCACGCCCAGGTGGAGGTGTGCGTGAGCGCCATGCTGAGCTCCGGGCCTCCTTCCGACGACAGCCCCGAGCCGCCCACCCCAAACCCCGTCATGAAGCAT CTGCTGCAGCAGTGCCGCCTAGTGGAGCGCATCCTGACGTCCTGGGAAGAGAACGACCGAGTACA GTTGGCAGGGGGTCCAAGGAAAGGCTACATGGGCCACCTGACCCGAGTGGCCAACGCGCTGGTGCAGAACGCTGAGAAGGGGCCCAACGCCGAGCAGCTGGGGCAGCTGCTGAAAG AGCTGCCAGAAGAGCAGCGGGAGCAGTGGGAGGCCTTCGTGTCAGGACCCCTGGCTGAGACCAACAAGAAGAACATGGTGGACCTG gtgaacACGCACGGCATGCACTCGTCCAGTGACGACGAGGACGACCGGCTCAAGGAGTTCACCTTCCCTGAGGAGGCCGTGCTGCAGCAG GCCTTCATGGACTTCCAGATGCAGCGCATGACCTCGGCCTTCATCGACCACTTTGGCTTTAATGATGAGGAGTTCGGGGAGCAGGAGGAGAGCGTGAA TGCACCTTTCGACAAGACGGCCAGCATCACCTTCTCCCTCAACGCCGACGATGAGAAT CCCAACGCCAACCTGCTGGAGATCTGCTACAAAGACCGGATTCAGCAGTTTGATGATGAGGAGGAAGATGACGATGATgagggccagggctctggggagtctgACGGAGAAGATGGCGCCTGGCAGGGGGGCCAGCTGGCCAGGGGGAGCCGCCTGGGCCCACCCCCGGGCATGCG GAGTGGAGGCAGTACGGACAgcgaggaggaggatgaagaggacgAGGATGAGGAGGATGGGGCCGGTGGAGCGGACGGAGAGGGCGCCGGGGCCCGCGCATACCCTGGCTCTCAGCCTCTGG GCACCAGCTGGACAGCCGCCTTTGACCCAGTGCCTACAGTCGCCCAAACGGACCCCCGGGATGAGGAGTCTCGCTCTGGATCACCTGCCCCACAGGGGCCACGTGACACACCCCAGGACCTCCCGGCCCAGAGCCTGGCCAGTCCCCCAGCCCACAACGCCCTGCAGCTCAG GTCTCAGGACCCCGCTGACCCCTCAGCACCTCAGGAAGCCACAGATGGCAGCACCCtcacggagacggagacggagacggagacggagccCTCAG ACCCCTGCCAGGCCTTGGTCAGCATGGGGGACCTCCAGGCCACCCTCAGGGGCATGTCCTCCACCCCCGGCTCCTTGGACAG TGCAGCCAGAGACCCTGCTACCTCTGGCCCAGCATCTGGGGCCCACCAGCCCCCCCAGaccacagagggggaaaaaagcctagAACCCTTGGGGCATCCccaaagccagag TGCCCAAGCCCTTGAGCCAGCTCCTGTGCCCAGTGGCCCCTCACCCGGAGGGCCCTCACCCCCAGGCTCCCA GTGA
- the PPP6R1 gene encoding serine/threonine-protein phosphatase 6 regulatory subunit 1 isoform X3 — protein MFWKFDLHTSSHLDTLLEREDLSLPELLDEEDVLQECKVVNRKLLDFLLQPPHLQAMVAWVTQEPPASGEERLRYKYPSVACEILTSDVPQINDALGADEALLNRLYGFLQSSGTLNPLLASFFSKVMGILINRKTDQLVSFLRKKDDFVDLLLQHIGTSAIMDLLLRLLTCVERPQLRQDVVNWLNEEKIVQRLIEQIHPSRDDNQHSNASQSLCDIIRLSREQMIQVQDSPEPDQLLATLEKQETVEQLLSNMLEGEQNQSVIVSGIQVLLTLLEPRRPRSEPVTVNNFFSSVDGQLELLAQATLDGAVSSMGALHALRPRLSCFHQLLLQPPELEPLRTTWGNLSPPLGNMRLHVVKLLASALSANDAALTQELLALDVPNTMLDLFFHYVFNNFLHAQVEVCVSAMLSSGPPSDDSPEPPTPNPVMKHLLQQCRLVERILTSWEENDRVQLAGGPRKGYMGHLTRVANALVQNAEKGPNAEQLGQLLKELPEEQREQWEAFVSGPLAETNKKNMVDLVNTHGMHSSSDDEDDRLKEFTFPEEAVLQQAFMDFQMQRMTSAFIDHFGFNDEEFGEQEESVNAPFDKTASITFSLNADDENPNANLLEICYKDRIQQFDDEEEDDDDEGQGSGESDGEDGAWQGGQLARGSRLGPPPGMRSGGSTDSEEEDEEDEDEEDGAGGADGEGAGARAYPGSQPLGTSWTAAFDPVPTVAQTDPRDEESRSGSPAPQGPRDTPQDLPAQSLASPPAHNALQLRSQDPADPSAPQEATDGSTLTETETETETEPSDPCQALVSMGDLQATLRGMSSTPGSLDSAARDPATSGPASGAHQPPQTTEGEKSLEPLGHPQSQSAQALEPAPVPSGPSPGGPSPPGSQ, from the exons atgTTTTGGAAGTTTGACCTCCACACGAGCTCGCACCTGGACACGCTGCTGGAGCGGGAGGACCTGAGCCTGCCCGAGCTCCTGGATGAGGAGGACGTGCTGCAGGAGTGCAAGGTGGTCAACCGGAAGCTGCTGGACTTCCTGCTGCAGCCACCGCACCTGCAGGCCATGGTGGCCTGGGTCACACAGGAGCCGCCTGCCAGTGGCGAGGAGCGACTGCGCTACAA GTACCCCAGTGTGGCCTGTGAGATCCTGACCTCCGATGTGCCCCAGATCAACGATGCCCTGGGTGCAGACGAGGCGCTCCTGAACAGGCTGTACGGCTTCCTGCAGAGTAGCGGCACCCTCAACCCGCTGCTGGCCAGCTTCTTCAGCAAGGTTATGGGCATCCTCATCAACCGCAAGACGGACCAG CTCGTGTCCTTCCTTCGGAAGAAGGATGACTTCGTCGATCTGCTGCTGCAGCACATCGGCACCTCAGCCATCATGGACCTGCTGCTGCGCCTGCTGACCTGCGTGGAGCGGCCGCAGCTGAGGCAGGACGTGGTCAAC TGGCTCAATGAGGAGAAGATCGTCCAGCGGCTCATCGAGCAGATCCACCCGTCCAGAGACGACAAT CAACATTCCAACGCCTCCCAGTCCCTGTGCGACATCATCCGCCTGAGCCGGGAGCAGATGATCCAGGTCCAGGACAGCCCGGAGCCCGACCAGCTGCTGGCCACCCTGGAGAA GCAGGAGACTGTCGAGCAGCTGCTGAGCAACATGCTGGAGGGGGAGCAGAACCAGTCCGTCATCGTGAGTGGGATCCAGGTGCTGCTGACCCTGCTGGAGCCCCGGCGGCCGAG GTCTGAGCCGGTGACCGTGAACAACTTCTTCAGCAGCGTGGATGGGCAGCTGGAGCTCCTGGCCCAGGCCACCCTGGACGGCGCCGTGTCCAGCATGGGCGCCCTGCACGCCCTGCGCCCGCGGCTCAGCTGCTTCCACCAGCTCCTGCTCCAGCCGCCTGAG CTGGAGCCGCTGCGCACGACGTGGGGCAACCTGTCCCCCCCACTGGGCAACATGCGGCTGCACGTGGTCAAGCTGCTGGCCAGCGCCCTGAGCGCCAATGACGCAGCCCTGACCCAGGAGCTCCTGGCACTGGATGTGCCCAACACCATGCTG GACCTCTTCTTCCACTACGTGTTCAACAACTTCCTGCACGCCCAGGTGGAGGTGTGCGTGAGCGCCATGCTGAGCTCCGGGCCTCCTTCCGACGACAGCCCCGAGCCGCCCACCCCAAACCCCGTCATGAAGCAT CTGCTGCAGCAGTGCCGCCTAGTGGAGCGCATCCTGACGTCCTGGGAAGAGAACGACCGAGTACA GTTGGCAGGGGGTCCAAGGAAAGGCTACATGGGCCACCTGACCCGAGTGGCCAACGCGCTGGTGCAGAACGCTGAGAAGGGGCCCAACGCCGAGCAGCTGGGGCAGCTGCTGAAAG AGCTGCCAGAAGAGCAGCGGGAGCAGTGGGAGGCCTTCGTGTCAGGACCCCTGGCTGAGACCAACAAGAAGAACATGGTGGACCTG gtgaacACGCACGGCATGCACTCGTCCAGTGACGACGAGGACGACCGGCTCAAGGAGTTCACCTTCCCTGAGGAGGCCGTGCTGCAGCAG GCCTTCATGGACTTCCAGATGCAGCGCATGACCTCGGCCTTCATCGACCACTTTGGCTTTAATGATGAGGAGTTCGGGGAGCAGGAGGAGAGCGTGAA TGCACCTTTCGACAAGACGGCCAGCATCACCTTCTCCCTCAACGCCGACGATGAGAAT CCCAACGCCAACCTGCTGGAGATCTGCTACAAAGACCGGATTCAGCAGTTTGATGATGAGGAGGAAGATGACGATGATgagggccagggctctggggagtctgACGGAGAAGATGGCGCCTGGCAGGGGGGCCAGCTGGCCAGGGGGAGCCGCCTGGGCCCACCCCCGGGCATGCG GAGTGGAGGCAGTACGGACAgcgaggaggaggatgaagaggacgAGGATGAGGAGGATGGGGCCGGTGGAGCGGACGGAGAGGGCGCCGGGGCCCGCGCATACCCTGGCTCTCAGCCTCTGG GCACCAGCTGGACAGCCGCCTTTGACCCAGTGCCTACAGTCGCCCAAACGGACCCCCGGGATGAGGAGTCTCGCTCTGGATCACCTGCCCCACAGGGGCCACGTGACACACCCCAGGACCTCCCGGCCCAGAGCCTGGCCAGTCCCCCAGCCCACAACGCCCTGCAGCTCAG GTCTCAGGACCCCGCTGACCCCTCAGCACCTCAGGAAGCCACAGATGGCAGCACCCtcacggagacggagacggagacggagacggagccCTCAG ACCCCTGCCAGGCCTTGGTCAGCATGGGGGACCTCCAGGCCACCCTCAGGGGCATGTCCTCCACCCCCGGCTCCTTGGACAG TGCAGCCAGAGACCCTGCTACCTCTGGCCCAGCATCTGGGGCCCACCAGCCCCCCCAGaccacagagggggaaaaaagcctagAACCCTTGGGGCATCCccaaagccagag TGCCCAAGCCCTTGAGCCAGCTCCTGTGCCCAGTGGCCCCTCACCCGGAGGGCCCTCACCCCCAGGCTCCCA GTGA
- the PPP6R1 gene encoding serine/threonine-protein phosphatase 6 regulatory subunit 1 isoform X2, translating into MVQSRAGPEGAMFWKFDLHTSSHLDTLLEREDLSLPELLDEEDVLQECKVVNRKLLDFLLQPPHLQAMVAWVTQEPPASGEERLRYKYPSVACEILTSDVPQINDALGADEALLNRLYGFLQSSGTLNPLLASFFSKVMGILINRKTDQLVSFLRKKDDFVDLLLQHIGTSAIMDLLLRLLTCVERPQLRQDVVNWLNEEKIVQRLIEQIHPSRDDNQHSNASQSLCDIIRLSREQMIQVQDSPEPDQLLATLEKQETVEQLLSNMLEGEQNQSVIVSGIQVLLTLLEPRRPRSEPVTVNNFFSSVDGQLELLAQATLDGAVSSMGALHALRPRLSCFHQLLLQPPELEPLRTTWGNLSPPLGNMRLHVVKLLASALSANDAALTQELLALDVPNTMLDLFFHYVFNNFLHAQVEVCVSAMLSSGPPSDDSPEPPTPNPVMKHLLQQCRLVERILTSWEENDRVQLAGGPRKGYMGHLTRVANALVQNAEKGPNAEQLGQLLKELPEEQREQWEAFVSGPLAETNKKNMVDLVNTHGMHSSSDDEDDRLKEFTFPEEAVLQQAFMDFQMQRMTSAFIDHFGFNDEEFGEQEESVNAPFDKTASITFSLNADDENPNANLLEICYKDRIQQFDDEEEDDDDEGQGSGESDGEDGAWQGGQLARGSRLGPPPGMRSGGSTDSEEEDEEDEDEEDGAGGADGEGAGARAYPGSQPLGTSWTAAFDPVPTVAQTDPRDEESRSGSPAPQGPRDTPQDLPAQSLASPPAHNALQLRSQDPADPSAPQEATDGSTLTETETETETEPSDPCQALVSMGDLQATLRGMSSTPGSLDSAARDPATSGPASGAHQPPQTTEGEKSLEPLGHPQSQSAQALEPAPVPSGPSPGGPSPPGSQ; encoded by the exons ATGGTGCAGAGCAGAGCCGGGCCAGAG ggcgccatgTTTTGGAAGTTTGACCTCCACACGAGCTCGCACCTGGACACGCTGCTGGAGCGGGAGGACCTGAGCCTGCCCGAGCTCCTGGATGAGGAGGACGTGCTGCAGGAGTGCAAGGTGGTCAACCGGAAGCTGCTGGACTTCCTGCTGCAGCCACCGCACCTGCAGGCCATGGTGGCCTGGGTCACACAGGAGCCGCCTGCCAGTGGCGAGGAGCGACTGCGCTACAA GTACCCCAGTGTGGCCTGTGAGATCCTGACCTCCGATGTGCCCCAGATCAACGATGCCCTGGGTGCAGACGAGGCGCTCCTGAACAGGCTGTACGGCTTCCTGCAGAGTAGCGGCACCCTCAACCCGCTGCTGGCCAGCTTCTTCAGCAAGGTTATGGGCATCCTCATCAACCGCAAGACGGACCAG CTCGTGTCCTTCCTTCGGAAGAAGGATGACTTCGTCGATCTGCTGCTGCAGCACATCGGCACCTCAGCCATCATGGACCTGCTGCTGCGCCTGCTGACCTGCGTGGAGCGGCCGCAGCTGAGGCAGGACGTGGTCAAC TGGCTCAATGAGGAGAAGATCGTCCAGCGGCTCATCGAGCAGATCCACCCGTCCAGAGACGACAAT CAACATTCCAACGCCTCCCAGTCCCTGTGCGACATCATCCGCCTGAGCCGGGAGCAGATGATCCAGGTCCAGGACAGCCCGGAGCCCGACCAGCTGCTGGCCACCCTGGAGAA GCAGGAGACTGTCGAGCAGCTGCTGAGCAACATGCTGGAGGGGGAGCAGAACCAGTCCGTCATCGTGAGTGGGATCCAGGTGCTGCTGACCCTGCTGGAGCCCCGGCGGCCGAG GTCTGAGCCGGTGACCGTGAACAACTTCTTCAGCAGCGTGGATGGGCAGCTGGAGCTCCTGGCCCAGGCCACCCTGGACGGCGCCGTGTCCAGCATGGGCGCCCTGCACGCCCTGCGCCCGCGGCTCAGCTGCTTCCACCAGCTCCTGCTCCAGCCGCCTGAG CTGGAGCCGCTGCGCACGACGTGGGGCAACCTGTCCCCCCCACTGGGCAACATGCGGCTGCACGTGGTCAAGCTGCTGGCCAGCGCCCTGAGCGCCAATGACGCAGCCCTGACCCAGGAGCTCCTGGCACTGGATGTGCCCAACACCATGCTG GACCTCTTCTTCCACTACGTGTTCAACAACTTCCTGCACGCCCAGGTGGAGGTGTGCGTGAGCGCCATGCTGAGCTCCGGGCCTCCTTCCGACGACAGCCCCGAGCCGCCCACCCCAAACCCCGTCATGAAGCAT CTGCTGCAGCAGTGCCGCCTAGTGGAGCGCATCCTGACGTCCTGGGAAGAGAACGACCGAGTACA GTTGGCAGGGGGTCCAAGGAAAGGCTACATGGGCCACCTGACCCGAGTGGCCAACGCGCTGGTGCAGAACGCTGAGAAGGGGCCCAACGCCGAGCAGCTGGGGCAGCTGCTGAAAG AGCTGCCAGAAGAGCAGCGGGAGCAGTGGGAGGCCTTCGTGTCAGGACCCCTGGCTGAGACCAACAAGAAGAACATGGTGGACCTG gtgaacACGCACGGCATGCACTCGTCCAGTGACGACGAGGACGACCGGCTCAAGGAGTTCACCTTCCCTGAGGAGGCCGTGCTGCAGCAG GCCTTCATGGACTTCCAGATGCAGCGCATGACCTCGGCCTTCATCGACCACTTTGGCTTTAATGATGAGGAGTTCGGGGAGCAGGAGGAGAGCGTGAA TGCACCTTTCGACAAGACGGCCAGCATCACCTTCTCCCTCAACGCCGACGATGAGAAT CCCAACGCCAACCTGCTGGAGATCTGCTACAAAGACCGGATTCAGCAGTTTGATGATGAGGAGGAAGATGACGATGATgagggccagggctctggggagtctgACGGAGAAGATGGCGCCTGGCAGGGGGGCCAGCTGGCCAGGGGGAGCCGCCTGGGCCCACCCCCGGGCATGCG GAGTGGAGGCAGTACGGACAgcgaggaggaggatgaagaggacgAGGATGAGGAGGATGGGGCCGGTGGAGCGGACGGAGAGGGCGCCGGGGCCCGCGCATACCCTGGCTCTCAGCCTCTGG GCACCAGCTGGACAGCCGCCTTTGACCCAGTGCCTACAGTCGCCCAAACGGACCCCCGGGATGAGGAGTCTCGCTCTGGATCACCTGCCCCACAGGGGCCACGTGACACACCCCAGGACCTCCCGGCCCAGAGCCTGGCCAGTCCCCCAGCCCACAACGCCCTGCAGCTCAG GTCTCAGGACCCCGCTGACCCCTCAGCACCTCAGGAAGCCACAGATGGCAGCACCCtcacggagacggagacggagacggagacggagccCTCAG ACCCCTGCCAGGCCTTGGTCAGCATGGGGGACCTCCAGGCCACCCTCAGGGGCATGTCCTCCACCCCCGGCTCCTTGGACAG TGCAGCCAGAGACCCTGCTACCTCTGGCCCAGCATCTGGGGCCCACCAGCCCCCCCAGaccacagagggggaaaaaagcctagAACCCTTGGGGCATCCccaaagccagag TGCCCAAGCCCTTGAGCCAGCTCCTGTGCCCAGTGGCCCCTCACCCGGAGGGCCCTCACCCCCAGGCTCCCA GTGA
- the PPP6R1 gene encoding serine/threonine-protein phosphatase 6 regulatory subunit 1 isoform X1, translating to MVQSRAGPEGAMFWKFDLHTSSHLDTLLEREDLSLPELLDEEDVLQECKVVNRKLLDFLLQPPHLQAMVAWVTQEPPASGEERLRYKYPSVACEILTSDVPQINDALGADEALLNRLYGFLQSSGTLNPLLASFFSKVMGILINRKTDQLVSFLRKKDDFVDLLLQHIGTSAIMDLLLRLLTCVERPQLRQDVVNWLNEEKIVQRLIEQIHPSRDDNQHSNASQSLCDIIRLSREQMIQVQDSPEPDQLLATLEKQETVEQLLSNMLEGEQNQSVIVSGIQVLLTLLEPRRPRSEPVTVNNFFSSVDGQLELLAQATLDGAVSSMGALHALRPRLSCFHQLLLQPPELEPLRTTWGNLSPPLGNMRLHVVKLLASALSANDAALTQELLALDVPNTMLDLFFHYVFNNFLHAQVEVCVSAMLSSGPPSDDSPEPPTPNPVMKHLLQQCRLVERILTSWEENDRVQLAGGPRKGYMGHLTRVANALVQNAEKGPNAEQLGQLLKELPEEQREQWEAFVSGPLAETNKKNMVDLVNTHGMHSSSDDEDDRLKEFTFPEEAVLQQAFMDFQMQRMTSAFIDHFGFNDEEFGEQEESVNAPFDKTASITFSLNADDENPNANLLEICYKDRIQQFDDEEEDDDDEGQGSGESDGEDGAWQGGQLARGSRLGPPPGMRSGGSTDSEEEDEEDEDEEDGAGGADGEGAGARAYPGSQPLGTSWTAAFDPVPTVAQTDPRDEESRSGSPAPQGPRDTPQDLPAQSLASPPAHNALQLRSQDPADPSAPQEATDGSTLTETETETETEPSDPCQALVSMGDLQATLRGMSSTPGSLDSAARDPATSGPASGAHQPPQTTEGEKSLEPLGHPQSQSAQALEPAPVPSGPSPGGPSPPGSQ from the exons ATGGTGCAGAGCAGAGCCGGGCCAGAG ggcgccatgTTTTGGAAGTTTGACCTCCACACGAGCTCGCACCTGGACACGCTGCTGGAGCGGGAGGACCTGAGCCTGCCCGAGCTCCTGGATGAGGAGGACGTGCTGCAGGAGTGCAAGGTGGTCAACCGGAAGCTGCTGGACTTCCTGCTGCAGCCACCGCACCTGCAGGCCATGGTGGCCTGGGTCACACAGGAGCCGCCTGCCAGTGGCGAGGAGCGACTGCGCTACAA GTACCCCAGTGTGGCCTGTGAGATCCTGACCTCCGATGTGCCCCAGATCAACGATGCCCTGGGTGCAGACGAGGCGCTCCTGAACAGGCTGTACGGCTTCCTGCAGAGTAGCGGCACCCTCAACCCGCTGCTGGCCAGCTTCTTCAGCAAGGTTATGGGCATCCTCATCAACCGCAAGACGGACCAG CTCGTGTCCTTCCTTCGGAAGAAGGATGACTTCGTCGATCTGCTGCTGCAGCACATCGGCACCTCAGCCATCATGGACCTGCTGCTGCGCCTGCTGACCTGCGTGGAGCGGCCGCAGCTGAGGCAGGACGTGGTCAAC TGGCTCAATGAGGAGAAGATCGTCCAGCGGCTCATCGAGCAGATCCACCCGTCCAGAGACGACAAT CAACATTCCAACGCCTCCCAGTCCCTGTGCGACATCATCCGCCTGAGCCGGGAGCAGATGATCCAGGTCCAGGACAGCCCGGAGCCCGACCAGCTGCTGGCCACCCTGGAGAA GCAGGAGACTGTCGAGCAGCTGCTGAGCAACATGCTGGAGGGGGAGCAGAACCAGTCCGTCATCGTGAGTGGGATCCAGGTGCTGCTGACCCTGCTGGAGCCCCGGCGGCCGAG GTCTGAGCCGGTGACCGTGAACAACTTCTTCAGCAGCGTGGATGGGCAGCTGGAGCTCCTGGCCCAGGCCACCCTGGACGGCGCCGTGTCCAGCATGGGCGCCCTGCACGCCCTGCGCCCGCGGCTCAGCTGCTTCCACCAGCTCCTGCTCCAGCCGCCTGAG CTGGAGCCGCTGCGCACGACGTGGGGCAACCTGTCCCCCCCACTGGGCAACATGCGGCTGCACGTGGTCAAGCTGCTGGCCAGCGCCCTGAGCGCCAATGACGCAGCCCTGACCCAGGAGCTCCTGGCACTGGATGTGCCCAACACCATGCTG GACCTCTTCTTCCACTACGTGTTCAACAACTTCCTGCACGCCCAGGTGGAGGTGTGCGTGAGCGCCATGCTGAGCTCCGGGCCTCCTTCCGACGACAGCCCCGAGCCGCCCACCCCAAACCCCGTCATGAAGCAT CTGCTGCAGCAGTGCCGCCTAGTGGAGCGCATCCTGACGTCCTGGGAAGAGAACGACCGAGTACA GTTGGCAGGGGGTCCAAGGAAAGGCTACATGGGCCACCTGACCCGAGTGGCCAACGCGCTGGTGCAGAACGCTGAGAAGGGGCCCAACGCCGAGCAGCTGGGGCAGCTGCTGAAAG AGCTGCCAGAAGAGCAGCGGGAGCAGTGGGAGGCCTTCGTGTCAGGACCCCTGGCTGAGACCAACAAGAAGAACATGGTGGACCTG gtgaacACGCACGGCATGCACTCGTCCAGTGACGACGAGGACGACCGGCTCAAGGAGTTCACCTTCCCTGAGGAGGCCGTGCTGCAGCAG GCCTTCATGGACTTCCAGATGCAGCGCATGACCTCGGCCTTCATCGACCACTTTGGCTTTAATGATGAGGAGTTCGGGGAGCAGGAGGAGAGCGTGAA TGCACCTTTCGACAAGACGGCCAGCATCACCTTCTCCCTCAACGCCGACGATGAGAAT CCCAACGCCAACCTGCTGGAGATCTGCTACAAAGACCGGATTCAGCAGTTTGATGATGAGGAGGAAGATGACGATGATgagggccagggctctggggagtctgACGGAGAAGATGGCGCCTGGCAGGGGGGCCAGCTGGCCAGGGGGAGCCGCCTGGGCCCACCCCCGGGCATGCG GAGTGGAGGCAGTACGGACAgcgaggaggaggatgaagaggacgAGGATGAGGAGGATGGGGCCGGTGGAGCGGACGGAGAGGGCGCCGGGGCCCGCGCATACCCTGGCTCTCAGCCTCTGG GCACCAGCTGGACAGCCGCCTTTGACCCAGTGCCTACAGTCGCCCAAACGGACCCCCGGGATGAGGAGTCTCGCTCTGGATCACCTGCCCCACAGGGGCCACGTGACACACCCCAGGACCTCCCGGCCCAGAGCCTGGCCAGTCCCCCAGCCCACAACGCCCTGCAGCTCAG GTCTCAGGACCCCGCTGACCCCTCAGCACCTCAGGAAGCCACAGATGGCAGCACCCtcacggagacggagacggagacggagacggagccCTCAG ACCCCTGCCAGGCCTTGGTCAGCATGGGGGACCTCCAGGCCACCCTCAGGGGCATGTCCTCCACCCCCGGCTCCTTGGACAG TGCAGCCAGAGACCCTGCTACCTCTGGCCCAGCATCTGGGGCCCACCAGCCCCCCCAGaccacagagggggaaaaaagcctagAACCCTTGGGGCATCCccaaagccagag TGCCCAAGCCCTTGAGCCAGCTCCTGTGCCCAGTGGCCCCTCACCCGGAGGGCCCTCACCCCCAGGCTCCCAGTGA